A region from the Aegilops tauschii subsp. strangulata cultivar AL8/78 chromosome 5, Aet v6.0, whole genome shotgun sequence genome encodes:
- the LOC109740163 gene encoding uncharacterized protein → MAFPACVQCGTRENPCRCKFIGPTLGFVAFLVTGVIEWPVGAVVYLFRHRKGRRIMGHPSRVVYPRVSRAIPI, encoded by the coding sequence ATGGCGTTCCCGGCGTGCGTGCAGTGCGGGACCAGGGAGAACCCGTGCCGGTGCAAGTTCATCGGGCCGACGCTGGGGTTCGTGGCCTTCCTTGTCACCGGCGTCATAGAGTGGCCGGTGGGCGCGGTGGTGTACCTGTTCCGCCACCGCAAGGGCCGCCGCATCATGGGACACCCCTCCAGGGTCGTCTACCCGCGCGTCTCCAGGGCCATCCCCATCTAA